The genome window CTGGCGTAGGCCAAGAGGCCGGGGTCGGCCATGATCACGGCGTCGGCGCCCAGATCATGCGCGGCGTCCACCGCGGCGTGCCATTCCTCTGCCCTGCCCGCCTGCACAAACGTGTTGATCGCGAACAGCACCTGACGCTTGCGCCGGTGCGCCAGTTCCACGCCTGCGCGGATATCGCTTTCGGTGAAATTGAGCCCGGCGAAGTTGCGGGCGTTGGTGGCGTTCTTGAGGCCGAGGTAGACGGTATCAGCGCCCGCCTCGATCGCGGCTTTCAACGCGGCCAGACTGCCGGCCGGGGCCACGAGCTCCATGGGAGTGGTTCGAGTATCCATGCCGGCCAGTCTAGGGGCCGGCAGGTGTCTGAGCTTTGTCGCAGATCAAACGGGGTAGCGCATCTGCTGCAGAAGAAGCGGCCCTGCCACACAATCATGTTGTTGTGTGGCAGGGCCGCCCTTACCGTGATCAGAAATCCACGGTCGCCGACAGCAGCACCGAACGCGGAGCGCCGATGGTCAGGCCATTGGATGACGCGGAAGCCCAATAGGCCTTGTTGAAGACATTTTCCACCGTGGCGCGCAACGTGACCGGCGTATTGCCTGCGCGAAACGCATAACGCGCGCCCAGGTCGACGCGAGTCCAGCTGGGGATTTCCTGCCGGTTCGCGCCATCCAGATATTGCGAGGTAGTGCGTAGCGCTCGCGCCGACACCGTCAGGCCCGCCAGAAATGGGGTGTCCCATTCCACACCCACGTTCATGCTGTACCGCGGCGTGCCGGGCGCGACGTTGCCTTCGGTCAGCGCATTGCCTGTTTTGGTCAGCCGGCCGTCCAGATACATCACGCCTGCCAGCACGCGCAGATTGGTGACGGGTTCTCCGAACACATTGAACTCCAGACCCCGATTTCGCTGCAGGCCATCAACGGCATAAATACCGGTGGCCGGGTCCGTCAACCCGCTGGGACGGCGGATCTGGAACGCGCTCAACGTCGCCCCCACGTCGCCGTATTCAACCTTCACGCCCACTTCAACCTGCTCAGACTTTACCGGCGCAAACACCTCATTGGCGTTGACTGCGGTAAGCGGCGCAGTCGGCCCTTCGCTCAAGCCTTCGATGTAGTTGGCGTACACCGACACATGCTGCGACGGCTTGACCAACAGCGCAATTGCCGGCGTGACCTTGCGTTTGTCGTAGCGGCTGGTGCGATTGCCGTCTTCGTCATATTGGTCGGTGATGACGCGCTGCGACCGGCCGCCCACGGTCAGTTGCACCCGCTCGTCCCACGCGGACAACGTGTCCGCAAGCGCGATACTGGTCAAGCGCGATTCGCCGGACTTGGGAATGTCGGAGCTCAGGCCCGCCAACGATGGCGCGGACGTGTTGAGCGGGGAATAAATGTTGGACCGGACTGGCGCAAAGTCATAGATCAGATTGCCAAACGTCTTCTCGAACTGCGTGGCGCTCAACGACACCGCATGCGAAACCGCACCCGTTGAAAAGCGGGTCCGCGCGCCGATTTCGCCTGTTCGGACTTCTTCATCGCGCAGAAAATAGCTGGGACTGCCCGAGAAATTGCCCGCGGCGTCGCGCGCCGTGACATTCAGGCGCAAGAACTTGTAATCGCCCTGCCGTGCGCCGAACGCGCCGTAGACCATCGTGCGGTCGGTTATGTCGTGCTCGGCGCGCAATGCGATGTAGCTGTCGCGGGAATTGGCATACGTCCAGTCGGGCGCATATCCCCGGTCCACGCGGGCGGCGTCCGGCACCGGCACGCCCGCTGCGACACCCACACGTTCCTGCGGCGCGTCGACCTTACGGTCCTGATAGCCAATATCGGCAGACAACCGCGTGCGCTCGCCCCGGTAATCCATGCCCAACGTCATCAAGCCGCGATTCAGGTGCTGCGATCCCGCCCCCGTGTCGCCGCCCTTGTACGCGCCGTTGATACGGATGCCCAGTTCGCCTTTGTCTCCAAAGCGCTGGCCCAGGTCGACATGGGCTCCCGCTACGTCATGGGTGCCATAACTGGCCGTGACCTGCCGCGTGGGGGTGTCCCCTGCCCGCTTGGGCACGACATTGATCGCGCCGCCCACCCCGCCGGAGGGCGCCATGCCGTTAAGCAATGCGTTCGGGCCTTTCAGCACTTCGACCCGTTCCAGGCTTTCCACGGCCAGCGCATAGGTCGGCAACACGCTGTACAAGCCATTGAGCGCGATATCGCTGTTCAGGACGGGAAAGCCCCGAATGGAAAATTGGTCAAACCGGCTGGTCTTGGGATTGGTGTTCTGCACCGACGCGTCGTTGGACACCACGTCGGCCACACTTTGCGCTTGTTGCTGCTGCATCAGCGCGCTGGTGAAGGACGTGACGGAAAACGGAGTGTCCATGATGCTTTTTTCGCCCAGCATGCCTATGCTTGCGCCGCTGGCCACTTGATTGCCGGCAAACGCGGGCATCAGCCCGCCCGAATAGGCGGCAGTGACCGTCACGGCTTCCAGCTGTGCGACGGGTGCGGAGGATGAAGCGGACAGGGTGTATTCGTTGCTGCCCGCGCGCACTGCACTCAGGCCTGATCCCGCCAGCAACGCGGCAAAGCCGGCCGCCACCGTGTAGCTGCCGTTCAAGCCAGGCGACTGCATCCCCTGCACCATGGCCCCCGGAAACGACAGCCGCACGTCGGCCTGAGTGGCGAACTGCGCCAGCGCCGAGCCCAACTGGCCCGCCCCAATGCGATAGTCGCGCGCCACGGACTGAGCGGCGGGTTCTTGAGCCTGCGCCGCTGTGCCGACGGGCAGCAAAACCGAAAAGCAAAGCACCGCGGCCGCTCGGACCGGAGAAGAACTGGAATGGGACATGAAGACGTACCGCGAGATAGGAGTTTTCGGGGACCCGATACGGGTCGCAGCGCGGCCTGATCCCATCACGGTTTCAAGGCCTCTATCCAGTACACCGGGCGACGCTGAAAAAGATGCCATCGCGCCTGCCGTGCGACGCGTGCAAGCAGGCGCGGCGCCCGCCGCCCGGCTATGCGTCCCGCCCCTGGATCTCCACCCAATACCGCGTGCGCAAGGCAACGCGCACCGGCAAGGTACGCGCCAACAGCGCCAGGCTGGCATCCGTGTCCCGCAACGAAAACGACCCGTATACGCGTAGATCCGCCACGTCGCTGGCGCAGCGCATGATGCCCGGGCGGTAGCGCGCCAACGCTCGTGTCCATTCCGACAGGCGCAGGTTGTCGGCGGTCAGCACTCCCGCTTTCCACGCCGGCGCAAGTTCATGCAACGCGGTGTCCGGGCTAACGGTTGCAGCATCAAAGCGGGCCTGGCGGCCGGTGCGTATGATCTGACTGCTGCTTCCATCGTTCGGACGCACGGCCACCGCGCCTTCGTAGACATTGACCTGAGCTGCGCCCTCTTCCAGGCTGACGGTAAATTGCGTGCCTATGGCCTGTACCGTGCCCACCGGCGTCTGAATCAGGAATGGCCGGCCGGGCATGCTGGAATCCGCGGCGGTCGCGACGAATATCCGCCCGGCACGAAGTAACAGCAAGCGCTGCGTGTCGGTGTACCGAATATCGACCCGGGTGCCGGTATCCAACGTCAGCGCGCTGCCGTCCGCCAGCGTGGTCTGCCGAGTCTGCCCCACGCCGCTTTCTACGTCTGCCTGATTGGCGCGCCACGCCAGGTAGATAACGGGCGCCGCGGCTGTCAAACACAACAGCCGGGCGGCCAAGCGCCGCCGGTCCGGCTTGGCCAAGCCTTGCAGCGCCTGGACCCGCATCGGTTCCGGCACTTGTCCGAATGCGCCCAGCACGCGTTCAGCGCGAGCCCACGCCTGAGCATGTGCAGGGCTGCACGCGATCCAGCTGGACAAGGCCTGCAAGCTGGCCTCGTCTTGCGGCGCGTCGTGCAACCTGGCCATCCAGCCGGCAGCTTCAGCCAGCAGTTTGTCGGGGGCAGGCGCAGCGTTCATGAATCGATAGCGGTCAGGCAGGCCAGATACGCTTGCTGCATATGACGGTTGACGGTCCGCACCGACAGGCCGGTATCAGCGGCGATCTGGGCATAGGTCAGCCCGTCCAGCTGGGCCATCAGGAAGACGCTGCGCACGCGTTCAGGCATGGCGCCCAGCATGCGGTCGATGCAATAAAGCGCCTCTAGAATCAGTGCCCGTTTTTCAGGCGACGGAAGCGTTTCGACCGGCAGCGCAGCGACCGATTCGGCATAGGCTTGCTCTACGCTGCGGTGGCGCCAGAAATCGACGACCAGCCCTTTTGCCACGTGAGTCAGGAAGGCGCGCGGCTCCGGCATTTCCAGCGCACGATTGCTGGAATAGACGCGCAGAAACGTATCGTGTGCAAGATCCGCGGCATCCCAAGCGTTGCCCAGGCGTTTGCGCAACCAGCTGTAAAGCCACTTGTGATGGTCGGTATACAGCCCGGACAGAGCCAGATGACGAGGCGCGGTGGAATGGGACATGGGGAGCGCGGGCAGCGAGAACGTTGCCGTAAGTGATAATGAGTTCCGTTAATAATACTGGAAACCCGCCCTATTCCCCAGGAATTCCCGATGATGTTCCGCGGCCTTAGTCACTGAAAAAGGTGGAGCCAGCCCATCGCCTCGCCGACAAACAGGGCCTGCGACATCAAGAGCAACCCCAGCCACAGCCATCGCCACGGGCGCATACCCGCCCAGCTTTCGCGCAGCGGCGTGGCGGCCGTGCCGGTATGGCCCGCCCTTTTTCTGACGACGGCGCTGCTGCCAGCGATGCGCAGCCCATAAAGATAAACGCCCGTCAGGCACAGCGCGGTCAGCGCCGCCCCGAAGCCAAACCAAATCGCCCGCACCGGCCACGGGCCGAAAGATCCAAAGTGGATCGGGTCGGCCAACTCCGATAGGCGCTGATGCACGGTCAGGTCGGCCGCGCTACGGCGGCGGGCGAAATCGCCGTCCTGCATGGGGAGCCGGATTGCGTTGGCCCGGTCTCGGACGAGCCACGCGTCTGTCTGGCCTTCGACCTGTCCACCCTGTCCGCCGGCGTCCAGACGCAAGACCCTGATTTCAAGGTCCGGCCATAGTTGGCGAACCCGCGTAATCGCCGCATCCAGCTTTTCCGCACTGATGGGCGCGGCCGCCGGCGGCGCTCTTTTGGCCGTGATGGCAGGCAGCGCGGGCGCATGGCCCCCCAGCGATTCAATCAGATACCACAGCCCGGATAAGGCAATAAGAATGGCGAACCACAAGCTCCAGACAGCTAACAGCCGATGGGTATCACCCCAGGTCAAGCGGCGTTTCCCCCAGCGCGGCCACGCCAGAAAACCGCGCCACCATCGCTTGTAGACCACGAAGCCGGTGGCGATCAACAGGGTAAGCGGAATGGACAGTGCCGACACCAGGGGCACGCCGTAGTTTGTAGGCAGAAACAAGTGCCGATGCGTATTGCGCAGCCAGCGTTGAATGCTGAACCAAGAGGTGTCTCCGGTCACCGTGGCGCGATAGGGGTCGATCCAGACGAACCGCAACTCGCCTTGAGGCGTGCGCATCAATGCCTGTGCGGCAAAGCGAGACGCATGCGGAGCGGTGACCGATTGCAGCGTCCAGTCTGGATGTGCCGCCTGCGCAGCAGCGGCCATCTCGCCCCAGCTGGCGCGGTGCGCCGCCGGTTCCACCCGCATCGCAGGCTGGACCAGCCAGTCCAGTTCCGTAGCGATGACCGCCAACGTACCGGTCAGACAGATAAACGCCATCAACAGGCTGAGTTTCAGACCTGCCCAGCTGTGTATTGAAAACCACCATTTCCGCTTGGATGCGCCGGCTGCTTTCGTGCGCGGTTCCTGACAGGCGGCGTTTGAAGCGGCATTCATGCTTGCACTCGATATGGGATGACCCGCCGGACCAATGAGGCGGGCCTATATCAAGTACACCGTACAGCGCCAAAAAAGATGCCAATCCGCCACGCGTCGGCGCAGCGGCCTTGGGCACTACTCCTCGATATGCAGACCGTGCTCCACGGCGTACACCGCAACCTGCACGCGGCTGGTCAGGTTCAGCTTTTTCAGTACGTTCTGCACATGGATCTTGACGGTGCTTTCGCTCACGTCCAGCTCCCGCGCAATCACCTTGTTGCTAGCCCCGCGAGCCAGGCATTGCACGATCTGCGTTTCGCGCGCTGTCAGGCGGTGACGCTCTGCGTGACCGGGAGCCTGCGCTGCCAGACTGGCCTGCCCGCGAAACTGTTCCACCAGCTTGGCGGTCATGCTTTCGGCAATGACCGATTCACCGGCCGCTGCGCGGCGGATGGCGGCGGTCAGCACATCGGCGTCAATGTTCTTGACCAGATAACCGCGAGCGCCGTCGCGCAGCGCTTGACCCAACTCGTCGGCTTCTTCCGACACCGTCAGAATGATGACCGCGCAAGACGGCAGATCCTGCGTCAGCAGTTGCAGCGTTTCAAGACCCGACAGGCCGGGCAGGTTCAAATCCAGCAGGATGACGTCAGGCTTGAGTTCCTTTGCCCGTTTTACGGCTTCAACACCGTCGCCCGCTTCCGCCACCACTTCAAAATCAGGTTGGCGCTGCAACAGCAGGCGCACCCCGGATCGAAACAGGGTGTGATCATCAACAAGCAGAATACGGATCGGCATAATCAGGGAATGTCTCAGGCAGCCTGGCGCTCGGCGCCCGGCAAAGTCAGCGCGACGCGGGTACCGGCGCCGGGCTGGGATTCAATATTTATTACGGCGCGCATGCGGGCGGCGCGTTCGCGCATGATGTGCAGCCCCAAGTGGGAATCGCCGCGCGCGGCCACGTCGGCCGCGTCATAACCCTGGCCGTTGTCGCTGATCAGCAAGGTGAAATCGCGGTCGTTGCCCACCACCACCTGAACACGGTCGGCTTCGGAGTGCTTGCGCACGTTGGACAGCGCCTCTTGCAGAATGAACAGCGCTTGCAATTGCTGCTCAGGCGGCAGAGGGGCGCCTTCACCATGCCCAAAGCGCAATTCAGTTTGAATGCCCGTCTGACGCCGGAACCGTTCCACGGTGCCTTCTACGGCAGCCTGCAGATCACCCTGCCCCAGCTTGCTGCGGAAATTGGTCAACAGTTCTCGCACGTCCTGATAGCTTTCGTCCACCCCGGTGCGCAGCAAGGGCAAGATTTCGGTGACCTCGGCGTTGTCGCCGCGCTTGACCGCTGCGTCCAGCATCTGCAATTGCAGGTTCAGGAAGTTCAGCCCCTGCGCCAGACTGTCATGCAAGCCTTGGGCGACCAGCCCGCGTTCCTGCACCACGGCAAGTTGCCGCGCCTGGGCGCTCAGGCGCCGGTTGTCCAGCGCAACGCCCAGATGCTGGCCCAGCGTTTCCAGCAATTGCGAGTCGGATCGCGCCAGCGGGCGCTGCTGGCGGAAATGCAGCGAATACGAACCCAGCACTTCATCGCGGGTCACGATACGGAATACCGCCACGCTGGCAAAGCCGTCGCGCTGGCAGTTCAGATCCATTTCGGGTGGAGACTGCCGGAAGTCCTGAATAACGATGACGCCTGCCTGGCGCGTGGCGACGCCGCAATAGCAATCGTCCACCTTCATGCAGTGTTCGGATTCCACCAATTCGTCGGACAGCCCCACCGACACGACCAGATTGAGTTTTTCGTTGGTGGGGTCCAGCGCGCGGATGCTGCCGCCTTCGGCATCGAACTGCAACATCACGCGGCGCAGGAAGCCATCGCACATGGCCTCGATTTCATTCGGCTGATTCAGGAAGGCGGCCATGTCGTACAGCGCGCCTATGTCCCGGTTTTGGGCCGCCAATTGCGCGGTCTTGAGCTCAACCCGCTGTTCCAGGCCGGTGTACAGGTCTTGCAGCTCGTCGGCCATGCGGTTGTAGCCCCGCGCCAGCACGCCAAATTCATCCTGGCTTTCCACCGGCAGCCGCGTGCTGAACTCGCGGTCGGCCATGCGCTGCAGGCCGTCACGCAGACGCAGCACCGGCGCAATGATCCACAAGTACAGCAGGTAGATCATCGCTAATGTGCCCGCGCTGGCAATCGCGGCAAGCACACCTTGGGACAAGCGCAGCGATGTGGTCTTGCCTGCGTTGTCCTGTTCAATCATGCGCACCAGCGTGTCTGCCCGCGACACGAACTCCGGTAGCGTCTCAAGATAGGTCGCCGCGTCCGGCTGCGCCAGCGCCCGCATGGCGGCGGGTTTCATGATGTCTTGCCAATAGCTGGACACGTTGCGCCACTGGGCGCGTATGGTGTCGTCGTTGGGGATGAACAGCGGGCGCGCAGGGTTGCCGCGCGCCAGACGCGAGATGGTCTCGTCCATCATCGAAATCTGTTCCGTGGTGCGCACAGCCCGGCCGGCTTGCGGCCGCATCAATTCGACGGCCACGCGGTTGGCGCGCATACGCAAACTGCCGGTGTCGTTAATGGCGGCGCCCGCGCCTTCCAACTGCCAGGATAGCCAAAGCGTCCAGCTGACCATGGACAGCACCACGATCAAGGCCACCAGTGAACTCGCAATAATGCGCGTGGACAGGCGATGCCGGGGCGATGGCAGACCAGCGGCGTCGGCGTTGGGATCGGAGGGCGTCATGACTATCTGTACTTGCGGGGCGGCTTCCAGTGTAGTTCAGGCCAGCCCCAAGGCGCGGCACAGAAAGTCCGCGACCTGGCCGGGATCATTCAGCGGCAAACAGGGTAAGTCCGTGCCAAGAGGGGCGTCGGTTACCACGGCCAGAAACTCGCGGTCAGTCTCATGCAACGGCGGCTTGCCCAGCGCCGGGCGGTAGACCTCGATCCGGGGAATCGCGGCTTGCTTGAAACCCTCCACCAGCACCAGGTCTGCGGGCGAAAGCCGCGCCAACTGCTCTTGCAGTGATGGCTCGGGCGTGCCCCGCAGTTCATGCACGATGGCGTAACGGTACGGAGACGCCACCATCACTTCCTGGGCGCCCGCCAGCCGGAAACGCGCACTGTCCTTGCCCGGCGGCTCCATCTCAAAATCATGGTGGCTGTGCTTGATGACGTTCACCCGCAGGCCGCGCGCGGCTAGCAAAGGCAGCATCGCCTCGATCAGGGTGGTCTTGCCGCTGCCGGACCGGCCGGCAATGCCGAAAACTGGGGTCATGCGTGCTCCGTAAACAGGGGACAGACTATAGGTAAAAAGGAGTCCGCCCGAGGCGAGTATGCCAGCAAAGCCCCAGCCACCAGATCAAAATACCAGCCGTGCAGCGTCAGGCTGCCCGCCTGCACGCCCCGGCGCACAAACGGCAGCTCTTCCAGATTGCGCAACGAGATCAAGATGGACGCCTGCTCGCACGCGCGGCGGCGGTCGGCGTCGGACGCCAAAGGCATTTGCCGCAGCACGCGTTCGCGCGCCGGTTCGGCAATGTCCATCCAGCGTTCCAGGTAGTCGGTCTCGCCGTCGCTGCGAATGCGCCCCTCCATCAATGTCCGGATACCGCCGCACTGGGCGTGTCCCAGCACGATGATGCGGCTGACCTGCAACTGCTCAACGGCAAACTGTATGGCGGCAAGCACGCCTTGCAGGCCGCGGTCAGCGCTGGTGGGCGGCACCAGGTTGGCTACATTGCGTACGGTGAAGATATCGCCCGGGTCGCAGCCCAGCAGCATGGCCGGGTCCACGCGGGAATCGCAGCAGCCCACCAGCATGGTGCTGGGGTGCTGGCCGTCGCGCAGGTTGCGGTAAAGAGCCGGCGCGTCTTCGTAGTACTGCTGTTGAAAGCGCTGGAAGCCATCGATAAGACGTTCGATATCGCGCATATCACCCCCCCGTCTGCGCCATGAAGCGAACGATCTGATCGGGGCGGCTGACGAACTCATGCCGTTCGGGCTTGGCGGCAATACCCGCCAGAATGGCTTGCGTGAGGTCTGCGTCACTGGCGCCCGCGCGCAGCAGGCGGCCCAGCGGCACTTGATCTTCCTGACCCAGGCACAGGTACAAGGTGCCGTCCACGCCCAGGCGGACGCGGTTGCAGCTGGCGCAGAAATGCCGGGACATGGGGGTGATGACGCCCAGCACCGGCGCGCCCTGCCCCGAAGTCCAGTAGCGCGCCGGGCCCGTCGCCGACCCGCTCATGGCGGGGATCAGCCCCGCTTGCACGGCCAGACGCGCGCCCATGGCATTCAGGTCCGTGTGCGCGAAACCGCGCCCGCATTCCCCCATGGGCATGGGTTCAATCAGGCGCAGCACAAAACCTTGGGTAATGGCGTAGTCCAGCAGGCGGCTCACGTCCGATTCGGGCGTTGCAGCGTGCACCACACTATTGAGTTTGATCGGCGCAAAGCCTGCTTGCCTGGCGGCAGCCAGGCCTGCCAGCACGGAATCCAGGCAATCGCGCCCCGTGATCTTGCTGAACTCGGCCGCATCCAGGGTGTCCAGGCTGATGTTCAGCCGGTTCACCCCCGCCGCACGCAGGCTTTCCGCATGGCGGACCAGTTGCGTGCCATTGGTGGAGACCGACAGGTCTTGCAAACCCGGCATGCCGGCAATGGTGCGCGCCAGGCCTGCTACGCCGCGGCGCAGCAGCGGCTCGCCGCCGGTCAGCCTGACCTTGCTGACGCCCAGCGCCACGAACAGCCCAACCAACCGGGCCATTTCATCGTGGCTCAACCAGTTGGCAGGCGTTTCGAAGCCTTTGAAGTCCTTGGGCAGACAGTAGCTGCAACGCAGATCGCAGCGGTCGGTAACAGAGACCCGCAAATAATCGATACGGCGTCCGAACCCATCCTTCAGTGGTCCAGCAGCAGGCCCGTCCATCATGCGCTCCCGCCGAATACGCGCTCGGGCTCGGCATCTTCCAAATCAATGCCCTGCACGTCCGCGCGCCCGACCAGCAGCTTGGTGTATTGCCGCCAGGCGGTATCGCGGCTCATGGACGACAGCGCCATGGCAATCTGCTGCTCCACGTGTTCAAACGGCAGCATCTTGCCTTCAATATGCCGGGTGACTCGAACGATATGCAGCCCATGGCGGGTTTGCAGCAGTTGCGGCAGCAGACCGCCCGAAGGCAGCGCAAACACCGCGCGTTCAAATTCCGGCACGGTGTCGCCCCGGCCCAGCTGGCCCAGGCTGCCACCCACGGCAGCCGATGGGCAATTGGACTGCTCGCGCGCCACCTCGGCAAAGCGCGACGGGTCTTCCAGCAATTCCGCCAACACCACATTGGCGTGGCCCCGCAGCATGTCCAGATTCACGTCGGGCGT of Achromobacter seleniivolatilans contains these proteins:
- a CDS encoding FecR domain-containing protein; its protein translation is MNAAPAPDKLLAEAAGWMARLHDAPQDEASLQALSSWIACSPAHAQAWARAERVLGAFGQVPEPMRVQALQGLAKPDRRRLAARLLCLTAAAPVIYLAWRANQADVESGVGQTRQTTLADGSALTLDTGTRVDIRYTDTQRLLLLRAGRIFVATAADSSMPGRPFLIQTPVGTVQAIGTQFTVSLEEGAAQVNVYEGAVAVRPNDGSSSQIIRTGRQARFDAATVSPDTALHELAPAWKAGVLTADNLRLSEWTRALARYRPGIMRCASDVADLRVYGSFSLRDTDASLALLARTLPVRVALRTRYWVEIQGRDA
- a CDS encoding peptidylprolyl isomerase → MPVIVNGVELNDADLERELPLHADARNPMRHAITALVLRRVLLDEAARQGLDAADEETAIGALLAAQAPAPQADEAACRRFYQMHPQRFMVGELVEADHILFQVTPDVNLDMLRGHANVVLAELLEDPSRFAEVAREQSNCPSAAVGGSLGQLGRGDTVPEFERAVFALPSGGLLPQLLQTRHGLHIVRVTRHIEGKMLPFEHVEQQIAMALSSMSRDTAWRQYTKLLVGRADVQGIDLEDAEPERVFGGSA
- the mobB gene encoding molybdopterin-guanine dinucleotide biosynthesis protein B translates to MTPVFGIAGRSGSGKTTLIEAMLPLLAARGLRVNVIKHSHHDFEMEPPGKDSARFRLAGAQEVMVASPYRYAIVHELRGTPEPSLQEQLARLSPADLVLVEGFKQAAIPRIEVYRPALGKPPLHETDREFLAVVTDAPLGTDLPCLPLNDPGQVADFLCRALGLA
- the moaA gene encoding GTP 3',8-cyclase MoaA, whose amino-acid sequence is MMDGPAAGPLKDGFGRRIDYLRVSVTDRCDLRCSYCLPKDFKGFETPANWLSHDEMARLVGLFVALGVSKVRLTGGEPLLRRGVAGLARTIAGMPGLQDLSVSTNGTQLVRHAESLRAAGVNRLNISLDTLDAAEFSKITGRDCLDSVLAGLAAARQAGFAPIKLNSVVHAATPESDVSRLLDYAITQGFVLRLIEPMPMGECGRGFAHTDLNAMGARLAVQAGLIPAMSGSATGPARYWTSGQGAPVLGVITPMSRHFCASCNRVRLGVDGTLYLCLGQEDQVPLGRLLRAGASDADLTQAILAGIAAKPERHEFVSRPDQIVRFMAQTGG
- a CDS encoding response regulator, whose protein sequence is MPIRILLVDDHTLFRSGVRLLLQRQPDFEVVAEAGDGVEAVKRAKELKPDVILLDLNLPGLSGLETLQLLTQDLPSCAVIILTVSEEADELGQALRDGARGYLVKNIDADVLTAAIRRAAAGESVIAESMTAKLVEQFRGQASLAAQAPGHAERHRLTARETQIVQCLARGASNKVIARELDVSESTVKIHVQNVLKKLNLTSRVQVAVYAVEHGLHIEE
- a CDS encoding TonB-dependent receptor, translating into MSHSSSSPVRAAAVLCFSVLLPVGTAAQAQEPAAQSVARDYRIGAGQLGSALAQFATQADVRLSFPGAMVQGMQSPGLNGSYTVAAGFAALLAGSGLSAVRAGSNEYTLSASSSAPVAQLEAVTVTAAYSGGLMPAFAGNQVASGASIGMLGEKSIMDTPFSVTSFTSALMQQQQAQSVADVVSNDASVQNTNPKTSRFDQFSIRGFPVLNSDIALNGLYSVLPTYALAVESLERVEVLKGPNALLNGMAPSGGVGGAINVVPKRAGDTPTRQVTASYGTHDVAGAHVDLGQRFGDKGELGIRINGAYKGGDTGAGSQHLNRGLMTLGMDYRGERTRLSADIGYQDRKVDAPQERVGVAAGVPVPDAARVDRGYAPDWTYANSRDSYIALRAEHDITDRTMVYGAFGARQGDYKFLRLNVTARDAAGNFSGSPSYFLRDEEVRTGEIGARTRFSTGAVSHAVSLSATQFEKTFGNLIYDFAPVRSNIYSPLNTSAPSLAGLSSDIPKSGESRLTSIALADTLSAWDERVQLTVGGRSQRVITDQYDEDGNRTSRYDKRKVTPAIALLVKPSQHVSVYANYIEGLSEGPTAPLTAVNANEVFAPVKSEQVEVGVKVEYGDVGATLSAFQIRRPSGLTDPATGIYAVDGLQRNRGLEFNVFGEPVTNLRVLAGVMYLDGRLTKTGNALTEGNVAPGTPRYSMNVGVEWDTPFLAGLTVSARALRTTSQYLDGANRQEIPSWTRVDLGARYAFRAGNTPVTLRATVENVFNKAYWASASSNGLTIGAPRSVLLSATVDF
- a CDS encoding sigma-70 family RNA polymerase sigma factor, translated to MSHSTAPRHLALSGLYTDHHKWLYSWLRKRLGNAWDAADLAHDTFLRVYSSNRALEMPEPRAFLTHVAKGLVVDFWRHRSVEQAYAESVAALPVETLPSPEKRALILEALYCIDRMLGAMPERVRSVFLMAQLDGLTYAQIAADTGLSVRTVNRHMQQAYLACLTAIDS
- a CDS encoding carbonic anhydrase; the protein is MRDIERLIDGFQRFQQQYYEDAPALYRNLRDGQHPSTMLVGCCDSRVDPAMLLGCDPGDIFTVRNVANLVPPTSADRGLQGVLAAIQFAVEQLQVSRIIVLGHAQCGGIRTLMEGRIRSDGETDYLERWMDIAEPARERVLRQMPLASDADRRRACEQASILISLRNLEELPFVRRGVQAGSLTLHGWYFDLVAGALLAYSPRADSFLPIVCPLFTEHA
- a CDS encoding type IV pili methyl-accepting chemotaxis transducer N-terminal domain-containing protein, with amino-acid sequence MTPSDPNADAAGLPSPRHRLSTRIIASSLVALIVVLSMVSWTLWLSWQLEGAGAAINDTGSLRMRANRVAVELMRPQAGRAVRTTEQISMMDETISRLARGNPARPLFIPNDDTIRAQWRNVSSYWQDIMKPAAMRALAQPDAATYLETLPEFVSRADTLVRMIEQDNAGKTTSLRLSQGVLAAIASAGTLAMIYLLYLWIIAPVLRLRDGLQRMADREFSTRLPVESQDEFGVLARGYNRMADELQDLYTGLEQRVELKTAQLAAQNRDIGALYDMAAFLNQPNEIEAMCDGFLRRVMLQFDAEGGSIRALDPTNEKLNLVVSVGLSDELVESEHCMKVDDCYCGVATRQAGVIVIQDFRQSPPEMDLNCQRDGFASVAVFRIVTRDEVLGSYSLHFRQQRPLARSDSQLLETLGQHLGVALDNRRLSAQARQLAVVQERGLVAQGLHDSLAQGLNFLNLQLQMLDAAVKRGDNAEVTEILPLLRTGVDESYQDVRELLTNFRSKLGQGDLQAAVEGTVERFRRQTGIQTELRFGHGEGAPLPPEQQLQALFILQEALSNVRKHSEADRVQVVVGNDRDFTLLISDNGQGYDAADVAARGDSHLGLHIMRERAARMRAVINIESQPGAGTRVALTLPGAERQAA
- a CDS encoding PepSY-associated TM helix domain-containing protein; the encoded protein is MNAASNAACQEPRTKAAGASKRKWWFSIHSWAGLKLSLLMAFICLTGTLAVIATELDWLVQPAMRVEPAAHRASWGEMAAAAQAAHPDWTLQSVTAPHASRFAAQALMRTPQGELRFVWIDPYRATVTGDTSWFSIQRWLRNTHRHLFLPTNYGVPLVSALSIPLTLLIATGFVVYKRWWRGFLAWPRWGKRRLTWGDTHRLLAVWSLWFAILIALSGLWYLIESLGGHAPALPAITAKRAPPAAAPISAEKLDAAITRVRQLWPDLEIRVLRLDAGGQGGQVEGQTDAWLVRDRANAIRLPMQDGDFARRRSAADLTVHQRLSELADPIHFGSFGPWPVRAIWFGFGAALTALCLTGVYLYGLRIAGSSAVVRKRAGHTGTAATPLRESWAGMRPWRWLWLGLLLMSQALFVGEAMGWLHLFQ